In one window of Pseudodesulfovibrio sediminis DNA:
- the tkt gene encoding transketolase: protein MTQMDKTIAVVKGLIMDGIAKANSGHPGGAMSSADFATILFSEFLNTNPDDTKWFNRDRFVLAAGHESMLLYSLLHLQGLLSMDDLKQFRQLGSRTPGHPEVNETPGVEATSGPLGQGFAVSVGFAAAEAFLREKLGADVMDHYTYALSCDGDIQEPVALGAASLAGLWGLGNLIVYYDSNKIQLAGPTCKADCTDHRKVFEGFCWQVLEVDGHNHDEIRAAIKNAQLEKSKPTLIIGHTTMAKGCASLEGSHKTHGSPLSAEEIAATKEKLGMPVEDFYVPEDVVESFRSRQDGLRQNAADWQAMLETKLKDADFAEMWGHVTKPRTELTIDWPEFTPGEKMATRKAWGTCLNSVMDSLPTLVGGSADLDPSNQTQHFRDTYGDFGVDGYGSRNLAFGVREFPMAAIMNGMQLHGGLMPFGATFLTFADYCRNAIRMSALQKLPVLYVFTHDSFWVGEDGPTHQPIEHVSSLRLIPDLIDLRPADAMETATCLDIALKQKDMPSTLFLTRQGLPILDPAEYPNVTDGPRKGGYVIKDCDGTPDLILIGSGSEVSLCLETAKLFKRNVRVVSMPSTKLFDDQPESYKNEVLPPEVTNRAAAEAGRTQLWHKYVGLTGVVLGVDHFGASAPGQILSDKYGFTPENFARMIREKY, encoded by the coding sequence ATGACTCAGATGGACAAGACCATTGCTGTCGTTAAAGGTCTCATCATGGACGGCATTGCCAAAGCCAATTCCGGACATCCTGGCGGCGCAATGTCTTCTGCCGACTTTGCCACCATCCTGTTTTCCGAATTCCTGAACACCAACCCGGATGACACCAAGTGGTTCAATCGCGACCGCTTCGTGCTGGCCGCCGGGCACGAATCCATGCTGCTGTACAGCCTGCTTCACCTGCAGGGCCTGCTCTCCATGGATGATCTCAAACAGTTCCGCCAGCTCGGCTCTCGCACCCCGGGCCACCCGGAAGTGAACGAGACCCCGGGCGTCGAAGCCACCTCCGGTCCTCTGGGCCAGGGCTTTGCCGTCTCCGTGGGCTTTGCCGCAGCAGAAGCGTTCCTGCGCGAGAAGCTCGGCGCCGATGTCATGGACCATTACACCTACGCCCTGTCCTGCGACGGTGACATTCAGGAGCCTGTTGCCCTGGGCGCTGCCTCTCTGGCCGGCCTGTGGGGGCTTGGCAACCTCATCGTCTACTATGACTCCAACAAGATTCAGCTTGCCGGGCCCACCTGCAAAGCCGACTGCACCGACCACCGCAAAGTCTTTGAAGGCTTCTGCTGGCAGGTTCTGGAAGTGGACGGCCACAATCACGATGAAATCCGCGCCGCCATCAAGAACGCCCAGCTGGAGAAATCCAAACCCACGCTGATCATCGGCCACACCACCATGGCCAAGGGATGCGCGTCCCTGGAAGGCAGCCACAAGACCCACGGCTCCCCTCTGTCCGCAGAGGAAATCGCCGCCACCAAAGAAAAACTCGGCATGCCCGTGGAAGACTTCTATGTCCCCGAGGACGTGGTCGAGTCCTTCCGCTCCCGCCAGGACGGCCTGCGTCAGAACGCCGCCGATTGGCAGGCCATGCTCGAAACCAAGCTCAAGGATGCCGACTTTGCCGAGATGTGGGGACACGTCACCAAGCCGCGCACCGAGCTGACCATTGACTGGCCCGAATTCACCCCCGGTGAAAAAATGGCCACCCGCAAGGCATGGGGAACCTGCCTGAACTCGGTCATGGACTCCCTGCCCACCCTTGTCGGCGGCTCGGCAGACCTCGACCCCTCAAACCAGACCCAACACTTCCGCGATACCTACGGCGACTTCGGTGTGGACGGCTACGGCTCCCGCAACCTCGCCTTCGGTGTCCGCGAGTTCCCCATGGCGGCCATCATGAACGGCATGCAGCTGCACGGCGGCCTGATGCCGTTTGGCGCGACCTTCCTGACCTTTGCCGACTACTGCCGCAACGCCATCCGCATGTCCGCACTGCAAAAACTGCCGGTGCTGTATGTCTTCACCCACGACTCCTTCTGGGTCGGCGAAGACGGTCCCACCCATCAGCCCATCGAGCACGTCAGCTCCCTGCGCCTGATCCCGGACCTCATTGACCTGCGTCCGGCCGACGCCATGGAAACGGCAACCTGCCTGGACATCGCGCTCAAGCAGAAGGATATGCCGTCCACCCTGTTCCTGACCCGTCAGGGACTGCCCATCCTCGATCCCGCAGAATACCCCAACGTGACCGACGGTCCACGCAAGGGCGGCTACGTGATCAAGGACTGCGACGGTACCCCTGATCTCATCCTGATCGGTTCCGGTTCCGAGGTCTCCCTCTGTCTGGAAACAGCCAAGCTGTTCAAACGCAACGTGCGTGTGGTTTCCATGCCGTCCACGAAACTGTTTGACGATCAGCCTGAATCATATAAAAATGAAGTACTGCCCCCGGAAGTTACCAACCGCGCCGCCGCCGAAGCCGGTCGCACGCAGTTGTGGCACAAATATGTCGGCCTGACCGGCGTTGTGCTTGGTGTGGATCACTTCGGAGCCTCCGCTCCGGGCCAGATCCTGTCTGACAAGTACGGATTCACGCCTGAAAACTTTGCCCGGATGATCCGAGAGAAATACTAG
- the glpX gene encoding class II fructose-bisphosphatase codes for MEAPQKNLALDLVRVTEAAALSCARWLGKGDKISADQAAVDAMRLCFNTLEIEGRIMIGEGEKDDAPMLYAGEKLGLGTGPKVDIAVDPLEGTNLLANGRPNAIAVVGVAPAGAMFDPGPSYYMQKLVVPSQAKDVVDIEAPTGHNLKLIARALDKDVDDLVVFVLDKPRHKKLISEIREAGARIQLHTDGDITGSLMAIDPRCEVDVMMGTGGTPEGVLSAIAIRIMGGEMFAKLDPQKQKEKNSLSEFGMDIRRVLTVSDLVKSDDLFFAATGISGGTFLKGVKYHGHGAETSSLVMRGKTGTIRYVEAIHNWDTLMQFSAVEYD; via the coding sequence ATGGAAGCACCACAAAAAAACCTCGCTCTGGACCTGGTCCGCGTCACTGAGGCCGCTGCACTGTCCTGCGCCCGCTGGCTCGGAAAAGGCGACAAGATATCCGCTGACCAGGCCGCTGTAGACGCCATGCGCCTCTGCTTCAACACCCTGGAAATCGAAGGCCGCATCATGATCGGCGAAGGCGAAAAAGACGACGCTCCCATGCTTTACGCTGGTGAGAAGCTCGGTCTTGGCACCGGTCCCAAAGTCGATATCGCCGTGGACCCTCTGGAGGGCACCAACCTGCTTGCCAATGGTCGCCCCAACGCCATCGCCGTTGTCGGCGTGGCCCCGGCCGGCGCCATGTTCGATCCGGGCCCGAGCTATTACATGCAGAAACTCGTGGTTCCGTCCCAGGCCAAGGATGTGGTGGACATCGAAGCGCCCACCGGTCACAACCTGAAACTCATCGCCCGCGCCCTGGACAAGGACGTGGACGATCTGGTTGTCTTTGTGCTGGACAAACCCCGTCACAAAAAATTGATCTCCGAGATCCGCGAAGCGGGCGCACGCATCCAGCTGCACACCGACGGTGACATCACCGGCTCGCTCATGGCCATCGACCCCCGCTGCGAGGTGGATGTCATGATGGGCACCGGCGGCACCCCCGAGGGCGTGCTCTCGGCCATCGCCATCCGCATCATGGGCGGCGAAATGTTCGCCAAGCTTGATCCGCAGAAGCAGAAAGAAAAGAACTCCCTGTCCGAATTCGGCATGGATATCCGTCGCGTGCTGACCGTCAGCGATCTGGTCAAGAGCGACGACCTCTTCTTTGCGGCCACCGGTATCTCCGGCGGCACCTTCCTCAAAGGCGTCAAGTACCATGGACACGGCGCAGAGACGTCCTCCCTCGTCATGCGCGGCAAGACCGGGACCATCCGCTACGTGGAAGCCATCCACAACTGGGATACCCTCATGCAGTTCTCTGCCGTGGAATACGACTAG
- a CDS encoding PilZ domain-containing protein, producing the protein MTNEKRHRTRVNAGFEAYVSMGDVIIPVATKNLSLKGALLTGCEDCIEGTKCELHLPLSPGIRIVVDGEIVRHGNGDAAMRFTEMDEMSFTSLHRLVTLNAQDPDAVDEEMLEIFQK; encoded by the coding sequence ATGACCAATGAAAAACGACACCGTACACGCGTAAACGCCGGGTTCGAGGCCTACGTCTCCATGGGCGACGTCATCATTCCCGTTGCCACCAAAAATCTGAGCCTCAAGGGCGCGTTGCTGACCGGCTGTGAAGACTGCATTGAGGGGACCAAGTGCGAACTGCATCTCCCGCTTTCGCCCGGTATCCGTATCGTGGTGGATGGTGAAATAGTACGCCACGGCAATGGCGATGCGGCCATGCGTTTTACGGAAATGGATGAGATGAGTTTCACCTCACTTCACAGGCTGGTGACCCTCAACGCCCAAGACCCGGATGCCGTTGATGAAGAAATGCTGGAAATATTCCAGAAGTAA
- a CDS encoding DMT family transporter — translation MNFLTPGMRFMLLGTFLFSIGSLLIKMAGSSIPTMEILWVRGVVGVGLCWIILRRAGAGMFGQRKVMLLLRGLLGFAGLFAEFYAIVHLPLADALVLLFSHPVVVAVFAWFIMGEKISLGGAISIVTTVAGVALVCKPSALFGLSAGPGLDPVALIVGFVGIFLIAGAIISVRSLAKTEHPAVVMLYPPLVIVFLGPLFAQGWVRPSMIELPMLIGVAIFMNVGQYYMTKGYAIESAARISGVSCLEIVFAATWGMLFLGEIPDIWTALGGSLIIFGTLALGRSGVKELSRLSTTE, via the coding sequence ATGAATTTTCTGACCCCAGGCATGCGCTTCATGCTGCTCGGCACCTTTCTCTTTTCCATTGGGTCATTGTTGATCAAGATGGCAGGCTCTTCCATACCGACCATGGAAATCCTCTGGGTGCGTGGTGTGGTGGGAGTCGGCCTCTGCTGGATTATTCTGCGTCGAGCCGGAGCGGGCATGTTCGGGCAGCGCAAGGTTATGCTGCTTTTGCGTGGGCTGCTCGGATTCGCCGGACTGTTTGCGGAGTTCTATGCCATTGTCCATCTGCCGCTGGCGGACGCGCTGGTTCTGCTCTTTTCGCATCCCGTGGTGGTGGCGGTCTTTGCCTGGTTTATCATGGGTGAAAAAATATCGTTGGGCGGTGCCATCTCTATTGTTACGACGGTTGCCGGTGTGGCCCTGGTCTGCAAGCCCTCTGCATTGTTTGGATTGAGCGCCGGGCCCGGGTTGGACCCTGTGGCCCTGATCGTGGGCTTTGTAGGGATCTTCCTTATTGCCGGGGCCATCATCTCGGTGCGCTCGCTGGCCAAAACCGAGCACCCGGCCGTGGTCATGCTCTATCCACCGCTGGTCATTGTTTTTCTGGGACCGCTGTTTGCGCAGGGGTGGGTCAGGCCGAGCATGATCGAGCTGCCCATGCTCATCGGCGTGGCCATCTTCATGAACGTGGGACAGTATTATATGACCAAGGGGTATGCCATTGAGTCGGCGGCCAGAATATCCGGGGTTTCCTGTCTGGAGATTGTGTTTGCGGCGACGTGGGGCATGCTGTTTTTGGGTGAGATACCTGATATCTGGACTGCCCTGGGTGGCTCGCTTATCATTTTCGGCACCCTGGCGCTTGGTCGCAGTGGAGTGAAAGAGTTGAGCAGGCTCTCTACGACGGAGTAG
- a CDS encoding TatD family hydrolase, whose translation MGKTKRAEPESLELAQVGVDSHAHLDLEDFDEDREILLRRAADSGLSQIVNVFLGPDAYEQRKGLFDAHPQVSFLLGVHPNNAEQLTDETLSRMRAHFLADPRLKGVGEIGLDYYWDRVPHDVQKAAFIRQLELARELDKPIIIHSRDANDDTVAILLEQGFKDHPLLWHCFGADMELAETIVSSGWHISIPGPVTFRKKSEEVQAAVARIPLELLMIETDCPYLAPEPWRGKRNHPALVGFTAKRIAEIKGRSLEDIWQITGDNARRFFSL comes from the coding sequence ATGGGAAAAACCAAACGAGCCGAACCCGAATCCCTGGAGCTTGCGCAGGTGGGAGTGGACTCCCACGCTCACCTTGATCTTGAAGATTTTGATGAGGATCGGGAAATCCTTCTCAGGCGTGCAGCCGATTCCGGCCTCAGCCAGATCGTGAATGTCTTTCTTGGACCCGATGCCTATGAGCAGCGGAAAGGGTTGTTTGATGCCCATCCGCAGGTGTCGTTTCTTTTGGGCGTGCATCCCAATAATGCGGAGCAACTCACTGATGAGACGCTCTCCCGCATGCGTGCGCATTTTCTGGCCGATCCGCGTCTCAAGGGAGTGGGCGAGATCGGTCTGGACTACTACTGGGATCGTGTGCCGCACGATGTTCAAAAGGCGGCGTTCATCAGACAGCTGGAGCTGGCCCGCGAACTGGACAAGCCTATCATCATTCACTCCCGTGATGCCAATGACGACACCGTGGCCATCCTGCTGGAACAGGGCTTCAAGGATCATCCGCTCCTCTGGCACTGCTTTGGTGCCGATATGGAGCTGGCCGAGACGATCGTTTCTTCCGGGTGGCACATCTCCATTCCCGGACCGGTCACGTTCCGCAAGAAATCCGAAGAGGTGCAGGCTGCCGTGGCGCGTATCCCCCTTGAGCTGCTCATGATCGAGACAGACTGTCCCTATCTTGCGCCCGAACCATGGCGCGGCAAGCGCAACCACCCGGCGCTGGTCGGGTTTACCGCCAAACGGATAGCTGAAATCAAGGGGCGGTCTTTGGAAGATATCTGGCAGATAACCGGCGATAATGCCCGACGCTTTTTCAGCCTCTAG
- a CDS encoding glycosyltransferase family 1 protein, whose translation MKTYIFLPPVKKPTGGITVLRQLADILHQNGHEAFLVPREAGGWRPEGLADAAPIVEWNALQMTSSDLWLVPEGWVNALVPGMEAGALCFSYVQNWAYLFSSLPEGVDWHHLPVEFLAVSDPVSRFIKESTFKDAPILRPGIDRTIFYPPQKRDNGTIKVAYMPRKNKAMAEQIMAIFEHRAGLGAVTWVPLEGLDAHGVADALRACHIFLATGFPEGCPLPPLEALACGCLPVGFTGFGGWDYMRQIQEEPRYTPWVHLREVNWAGNGFWCADGDALDAALCLEEAVSLIKNEDLYLLAAFEAGQETANAYSLAEQKRAILNLWDQL comes from the coding sequence ATGAAGACATACATATTTCTCCCTCCGGTCAAGAAGCCGACCGGGGGCATCACCGTCCTGCGGCAACTTGCCGATATCCTGCACCAAAATGGGCATGAGGCCTTTCTTGTCCCCCGTGAAGCCGGAGGATGGCGGCCTGAGGGATTGGCCGATGCCGCGCCGATCGTCGAATGGAACGCCCTGCAAATGACTTCCTCCGATCTCTGGCTGGTCCCGGAGGGGTGGGTCAACGCGTTGGTCCCGGGCATGGAAGCGGGCGCATTGTGTTTCAGCTATGTGCAGAACTGGGCATATCTTTTCTCATCTCTGCCCGAGGGCGTGGACTGGCATCATCTGCCGGTGGAATTCCTGGCGGTGTCCGACCCTGTCTCCCGGTTTATCAAGGAGTCCACGTTCAAGGATGCGCCAATCCTGAGGCCCGGCATTGATCGGACCATTTTTTATCCGCCCCAAAAACGGGACAACGGGACCATCAAGGTCGCCTACATGCCCCGCAAGAACAAGGCCATGGCCGAGCAGATCATGGCTATTTTCGAGCACCGCGCCGGATTGGGTGCGGTCACCTGGGTGCCGCTGGAAGGGCTGGACGCCCATGGCGTGGCTGACGCGCTCAGGGCCTGTCATATTTTTCTGGCCACTGGCTTTCCCGAGGGATGCCCGCTGCCGCCGTTGGAAGCCCTGGCCTGTGGGTGTCTTCCCGTGGGCTTCACCGGATTCGGCGGTTGGGATTACATGCGCCAGATTCAGGAAGAGCCGCGCTATACGCCGTGGGTGCACCTCCGCGAGGTCAACTGGGCCGGAAACGGATTCTGGTGTGCGGACGGAGATGCCCTGGATGCGGCCCTCTGTCTGGAAGAGGCGGTCTCTTTAATCAAGAATGAGGACCTGTACCTGCTGGCCGCTTTTGAGGCTGGTCAGGAGACCGCGAACGCCTACTCCCTGGCCGAGCAGAAGCGTGCCATCCTGAACCTCTGGGACCAGTTGTGA
- a CDS encoding acyl-CoA thioesterase: protein MEPKSSRESDVIMTHLVLPQDANPAGNLHGGVILKHIDTAGGVVAKKHSRTNVVTVSIDRMAFKQPAYMGELLTFKASLNHVGRSSMEIGVRVEAENLKTGEVRHTNSAYLTYVALDENARPTQVPPLKLETATDRRRFQEAELRRELRKKERELEEGKTVCLGKNT, encoded by the coding sequence ATGGAACCGAAATCATCGCGTGAGTCGGACGTGATCATGACTCACCTCGTGTTGCCGCAGGACGCCAACCCCGCAGGTAATCTGCACGGCGGCGTGATCCTCAAGCATATTGACACAGCCGGTGGCGTGGTGGCCAAGAAACACTCTCGAACCAACGTGGTCACGGTCTCCATTGACCGCATGGCCTTCAAGCAACCCGCGTACATGGGCGAACTGCTGACCTTCAAGGCAAGCCTCAACCATGTGGGCCGGTCCAGCATGGAGATCGGCGTGCGCGTGGAAGCCGAAAACCTCAAGACGGGCGAGGTGCGCCACACCAACTCGGCCTACCTGACCTATGTGGCCCTGGACGAAAACGCCAGGCCCACGCAGGTACCGCCGCTCAAGCTGGAGACCGCAACCGACAGGCGGCGCTTTCAGGAAGCCGAACTACGCAGGGAGCTGCGCAAGAAAGAGCGGGAACTGGAAGAGGGGAAAACCGTCTGTCTGGGAAAAAACACCTGA
- a CDS encoding DMT family transporter has product MTGLLIGVVAISLSSVMVVLSGAAPEVAGFYRLFGGGLGLLFILARQGKMQQLTPHVWKWGVLAAIFFAGDIVFWHRSIAYVGPGLSTMLANFQVIPLAIVSALFFKERMTVRMGLAIVLVLVGLYLMVGVGWDAFTADYRLGVAYGLLTACFYALYLLSLKYSLAKTGADPLAMAAVAALLSGVLLGGMGVAGDESFVVTGVQPIMALITLALLCHATGWYLITRSIQAVKGALVGLLLLLQPPLSFLWDILLFDKPINVIELAGVGLALVGIYIGSLKAEK; this is encoded by the coding sequence GTGACCGGCCTGCTTATCGGTGTCGTGGCCATCAGCCTCTCTTCGGTCATGGTCGTTCTCAGTGGAGCGGCCCCTGAAGTGGCCGGATTTTATCGCCTGTTCGGCGGTGGGCTGGGGTTGCTCTTCATCCTTGCCAGACAGGGGAAGATGCAACAACTCACCCCTCATGTCTGGAAGTGGGGCGTGTTGGCAGCCATTTTTTTTGCCGGAGACATCGTGTTCTGGCATCGCTCCATAGCCTATGTCGGTCCGGGATTGTCCACCATGCTGGCCAATTTTCAGGTTATCCCTCTGGCCATTGTGTCCGCCCTGTTCTTCAAGGAACGGATGACCGTGCGCATGGGACTGGCCATCGTGCTGGTGCTGGTCGGTCTCTATCTCATGGTGGGAGTGGGCTGGGACGCCTTTACCGCCGATTATCGGCTGGGAGTGGCCTACGGTTTGCTGACCGCCTGCTTCTACGCGCTCTATCTGCTCAGCCTCAAGTATTCCCTGGCCAAAACAGGGGCTGACCCATTGGCCATGGCCGCCGTGGCCGCGTTGCTTTCCGGTGTGCTGCTGGGCGGGATGGGGGTTGCTGGTGACGAGTCCTTCGTGGTGACCGGCGTACAGCCGATCATGGCCCTGATCACGCTGGCCCTGTTGTGTCACGCCACAGGGTGGTATCTCATCACCCGGTCCATTCAGGCCGTGAAGGGGGCGCTGGTCGGGCTGCTCCTGCTGTTGCAGCCGCCGCTGTCCTTTCTCTGGGATATTCTCTTGTTCGACAAACCGATCAACGTCATCGAACTGGCCGGTGTGGGACTGGCTCTGGTCGGTATCTACATAGGATCGCTCAAGGCAGAAAAATAG
- the sfsA gene encoding DNA/RNA nuclease SfsA, with the protein MPRPTAFLPFHAPCREASFIRRIKRFTVEAEALNGPDAGTILKAHTNNTGSMLGLLRPGSRALLSPAANPNRKLKYTLEGLELAGNMVGVNTLTPNRMLYAAWEAGAMPEVAGYTHFKKEAKVGQSRLDAFLSGDKGDLWVECKNVTLVEDDVACFPDAVTERGQKHLRELMSLAATGVRVALFFLIQRGDGQCFGPADFVDAVYGALFYEALNAGVEAWPYVAEVDATGIRLGDRLGVVAP; encoded by the coding sequence ATGCCCAGACCAACCGCGTTTCTTCCTTTTCACGCCCCCTGCCGGGAGGCGTCTTTCATCCGTCGCATCAAGCGGTTCACGGTGGAGGCCGAGGCCCTCAACGGCCCTGATGCGGGCACCATCCTCAAGGCGCACACCAACAACACCGGCTCCATGCTCGGTCTGTTGCGGCCCGGCAGCAGAGCGCTCCTTTCTCCGGCCGCCAATCCTAATCGCAAACTCAAATATACGCTTGAAGGCCTTGAGCTGGCCGGAAACATGGTCGGCGTGAATACATTGACGCCCAACCGCATGCTGTACGCGGCCTGGGAAGCCGGGGCCATGCCCGAGGTGGCCGGGTATACCCATTTCAAGAAAGAGGCCAAGGTGGGCCAGAGTCGTCTGGATGCGTTCCTGTCCGGCGACAAGGGCGATCTCTGGGTGGAGTGCAAGAACGTCACGCTGGTTGAAGATGACGTGGCTTGCTTCCCGGATGCGGTTACCGAGCGGGGACAGAAACATCTGCGCGAGCTCATGAGTCTGGCCGCCACCGGGGTGCGCGTGGCCCTGTTTTTCCTGATCCAGCGCGGTGACGGGCAGTGTTTCGGCCCGGCTGATTTTGTGGACGCAGTCTATGGTGCGCTTTTTTATGAAGCGCTCAATGCCGGAGTGGAAGCGTGGCCCTATGTGGCCGAGGTGGATGCAACCGGTATCCGGTTGGGAGATCGCTTGGGAGTGGTTGCACCGTGA
- a CDS encoding VOC family protein, translating to MATYTGINHLAMVTGDMDATIRFWRDLLGMRLVVGLGHPGYRHYFLEISEHDMIAFFEWPDVEPLDERDHGFPVKGKIGFDHISFGVSSQADLWEIKDKLEAADFWCSEVVDHGFIHSIYAFDPNNLPIEFSANVEGVDLRRTPIMADSDPSVEARKGAEPQAGVWPSVITPTPEAEWVSYDGEGRQVVEALEKKKG from the coding sequence TTGGCGACATATACGGGTATCAATCATCTGGCCATGGTTACGGGGGATATGGACGCCACCATCCGGTTCTGGCGTGACCTGCTGGGCATGCGGCTGGTGGTCGGGCTCGGCCATCCGGGCTACCGCCACTATTTTCTGGAAATCTCCGAGCATGACATGATCGCCTTTTTCGAGTGGCCGGATGTTGAGCCGCTGGATGAGCGGGATCACGGCTTTCCGGTCAAGGGCAAGATCGGGTTCGATCATATCTCGTTCGGAGTGTCCTCCCAGGCCGACCTCTGGGAGATCAAGGACAAGCTCGAAGCCGCTGACTTCTGGTGTTCCGAGGTGGTGGATCATGGCTTCATCCATTCGATCTATGCCTTTGACCCCAACAATCTCCCCATTGAATTCAGCGCGAATGTAGAGGGTGTGGACCTGCGCAGGACACCGATCATGGCCGACAGCGACCCCAGCGTCGAGGCCCGGAAAGGGGCCGAACCGCAGGCCGGTGTCTGGCCGTCCGTGATCACCCCCACCCCGGAAGCGGAGTGGGTCAGTTATGATGGTGAAGGGCGGCAGGTGGTGGAAGCGCTGGAAAAAAAGAAAGGGTGA
- a CDS encoding epoxyqueuosine reductase QueH — MKRVLLHICCGPCSITTLKHLLDEGYAVTGLFFNPNIHPLMEYVKRRDGCIEVAEQLGIRVIVKDNEYKPQEWFRAVAHRENNRCFHCYAMRMERTAQIARKGGFDFFTTTLLYSKYQKHDEIAALGRDLESAKTKFLYHDFREGWQEGIETSKEWGIYRQQYCGCLYSENERYKKELDT, encoded by the coding sequence ATGAAAAGAGTCCTGCTCCATATCTGTTGCGGTCCCTGTTCCATCACCACCTTGAAGCACCTGCTTGACGAGGGGTATGCGGTCACCGGGCTGTTCTTCAATCCGAATATTCATCCGCTCATGGAATACGTGAAGCGGCGTGATGGCTGTATCGAAGTGGCCGAACAACTCGGCATCCGCGTTATCGTGAAGGACAATGAATACAAGCCGCAGGAATGGTTTCGGGCCGTGGCCCACCGCGAAAACAACCGCTGCTTCCATTGCTATGCCATGCGCATGGAGCGCACCGCCCAGATCGCCAGAAAAGGAGGCTTTGACTTCTTCACGACCACGCTGCTCTATTCGAAATACCAGAAGCATGACGAGATCGCGGCTCTGGGTCGCGACCTGGAGTCGGCCAAAACAAAATTTCTGTACCACGACTTCCGGGAAGGATGGCAGGAGGGCATAGAGACCTCCAAGGAGTGGGGCATCTATCGCCAGCAATACTGCGGCTGCCTCTACAGTGAGAACGAACGGTACAAGAAGGAGCTGGATACCTGA
- the hemW gene encoding radical SAM family heme chaperone HemW, whose protein sequence is MGRIYGENIPVKPAFPDAVPKTKRAANPDEKGLLLYIHVPFCHSRCHYCSFHSQSFNQVTFTWYFKLLLQEIALWGGRLKKPKLRTIYFGGGTPSLLPLSHLNQIMKALDTHFTFTQGMETTIEANPDSAQDVSYFRGLLSMGFNRLSLGMQSLNDLDLQIMGRPHSVGMTHASYDAARRAGFGNIGLDLIWGLPNQRLKTWIDQLKNVAEMRPEHISAYNLTLEPGTVMARNCTPDGEFPLPSEKEQGRMFIYGAEYLESMGYMHYEVSNFARMGFMSTHNSGYWDGSDYLGLGPSAVSTLGRRRFTTPRYMDEYDAYVRGALVGNDFEDLTDEDLLTERIMLSLRTSRGLDLKDFRKLAGYDLVKRHEKLIAALHRENLVRISQGRLRLTKNGMLVSNVIIQRLAYED, encoded by the coding sequence ATGGGCAGAATCTACGGTGAAAATATTCCGGTCAAACCCGCCTTTCCCGATGCGGTGCCCAAGACCAAAAGAGCGGCCAACCCAGATGAAAAAGGGCTGCTGCTCTATATTCACGTTCCCTTCTGCCACTCGCGCTGTCACTACTGCTCCTTCCACTCTCAATCCTTCAACCAAGTCACTTTCACATGGTATTTCAAGCTCCTGCTTCAGGAAATAGCACTCTGGGGCGGTCGGCTGAAAAAACCGAAACTGCGGACCATCTACTTTGGCGGCGGCACCCCGAGCCTTCTCCCACTCAGTCACCTGAATCAGATCATGAAGGCGCTCGATACGCATTTCACCTTCACGCAGGGCATGGAAACCACCATCGAGGCCAACCCGGATTCGGCTCAGGACGTCAGTTATTTCAGAGGGCTGCTCTCCATGGGGTTCAACCGGTTGTCCCTGGGCATGCAGTCCCTCAACGACCTCGACCTCCAGATCATGGGACGCCCGCACTCAGTGGGCATGACGCACGCATCCTATGATGCGGCACGACGCGCAGGATTCGGCAACATCGGGCTGGACCTCATCTGGGGACTGCCCAACCAGCGCCTCAAGACGTGGATCGACCAGCTCAAGAATGTCGCCGAGATGCGACCTGAACACATCTCCGCCTACAACCTGACCCTGGAACCGGGAACGGTCATGGCCCGCAACTGCACTCCTGACGGCGAATTTCCCCTGCCCTCTGAAAAGGAACAGGGGCGCATGTTCATCTACGGCGCGGAATATCTCGAATCCATGGGCTACATGCACTACGAGGTCTCCAACTTCGCCCGCATGGGGTTCATGTCCACGCACAACTCCGGGTACTGGGACGGCTCCGACTACCTCGGCCTCGGCCCGTCAGCCGTGTCCACCCTCGGTCGTCGTCGCTTCACCACTCCCCGGTACATGGACGAATACGACGCCTATGTCCGAGGCGCTTTGGTAGGCAACGATTTCGAAGACCTGACCGACGAGGATCTGCTCACCGAGAGGATCATGCTTTCCCTGCGCACGAGCCGGGGCCTCGACCTCAAGGACTTCCGCAAGCTGGCGGGATACGACCTGGTCAAACGCCATGAAAAACTCATAGCGGCCCTGCACCGCGAGAATCTGGTCCGCATCAGTCAGGGACGGCTCCGCCTGACGAAAAACGGCATGCTGGTGTCCAACGTCATCATTCAGCGACTCGCTTACGAGGACTAA